The nucleotide sequence CAGTGTCCGCTTCGGAATGCCGCACGCGCTCGTGATCATCGCGTGCATCGTCACCGCGGCGATCCTCGCCCCGGCCGACATGGGCGTAGACGACGTCCTGCTCCTCCTCTCGGGTGCTGGCAGCATCGGCGCCGCGATCGTCGTGGTGGTGGTGAACGGCGGCCGCCGCGCTGGCCGGATCGGCCGCCTCGTGCGCGCCTACTTCAGTGCGGGAAACTGAGGTGGCCGCCGTGGGGCGCCCCGAGAAGCCGGTGGACCGCACGGTCCGGGAGCGCGCGGACCTTGCGGACTTCCTGCGTGGCCTCAAAGCCGCCGCCGGCATGACCTATGAGCAGATGGCCAAGGAGACGAACGGCGTGCCGTCGAAGGCGACGTTCGAGCGCGCCGCCTCGGGCAGGTCCGTCCCGGCCTGGGACACCGTCTCCGCCTTCGTCTCGGTCACCACGACGGTCGAGACGTGGATCATGGCCGCCCGCGAACCCATGATTTACGCCCGGCAGCTGTGGACCTGTGCGCGCCGGGCAACCCGGGCGCCGTACTACGTCCACAAGGCCCCCGATCCGGAGATCGTCTGGGGTGTGGCGGACTTCAGTCGTGCACTGCGCGATCAGCACGTCTGGGCCGGTTACCCCTCCCCCAGGGAGATGGAACGGATGGCCGGCCCCGGCGGGCTGCCGAGCACCACCGCCCGCCGCATCATCCAGGGCCAGATACTGCCTGTCGATCCCGCGCAGGCCATCGCCTTCTTGGAGGTCTGCGGCACGGCTGACCTGGCGTCATGGATCGCAGCAGGGCGACGGGCCCTGGAACATGACAGGCCCTACGACGTAGGTACCTACGCCTGGGTCAAAGCTCACAAGCGGATACTTGCTGAATTCAGCACTGCTGCAATGGAAGATATCTTCGTGTAAACGCAGGCCGCATTGGAGCACCTTCGGGTGGGTTTCCGTTCGAGGGTGTTCCATGTTTACGGCTAGATTTCCTAATGAGCCGTCCGTAACAAATGAAAAGCGGTCGGCGTACAAGGTAAGGCCGCTTCCGGTGGTGGGTCAGAATCCCAGATCCTACACAGCACATAATGTGATGCAGTCACGCGTCTGAGTGTCCTCGGGGGGAGTGGCCGGGATCCGCCAGAGGCCAGACTGCATCACGTGGCCCCCGGGGATCCCGGTGTAGGCCATAACCCGCGCCCCGGGACGGCAGGATATGGCTGATCTGGTATCAGCGGAGGTAGCGCGCGCCTCGTCTTTGAGGGACCGTCAGGGAGCCCGTGGTCGACCATGGACTCCCTGACCGTATACAGAACTATCTGACGCTCCCTCACTCTTCGCTGCCCGGCGAAGCCGGTAGGGCGGGAGCGCAGCGGACGCCCGGATTCCCGCTTGCGGGAATCCCCCTATCCGCGCTTGCGCGGATAGGCACGTCTTTAGAATTCCGTTTACGGAATTCATTCCCGCGTTTACGCGGGAATCTCGAATTGCGCTTGCGCAATTCGCGCTCTATGCCCCGGCTTGCCGGGGCATTACCCGCTCCGCG is from Streptomyces rishiriensis and encodes:
- a CDS encoding helix-turn-helix domain-containing protein — translated: MGRPEKPVDRTVRERADLADFLRGLKAAAGMTYEQMAKETNGVPSKATFERAASGRSVPAWDTVSAFVSVTTTVETWIMAAREPMIYARQLWTCARRATRAPYYVHKAPDPEIVWGVADFSRALRDQHVWAGYPSPREMERMAGPGGLPSTTARRIIQGQILPVDPAQAIAFLEVCGTADLASWIAAGRRALEHDRPYDVGTYAWVKAHKRILAEFSTAAMEDIFV